In the Flavobacterium acetivorans genome, one interval contains:
- the miaA gene encoding tRNA (adenosine(37)-N6)-dimethylallyltransferase MiaA, giving the protein MKYLITIIGPTAIGKTSLSILLANHFNCEIISCDSRQFFKEMTIGTAVPNANELAAVPHHFIQNKSIFENYTVGDFEKEAIAKIEQLFETNNYVVLVGGSGLYVNAILKGFDEFPEIDPSVRTNVNTNYEKLGIAYLQEQLKNLDPAYFEKITTENPQTLQNPQRMMRFVEVCIGSRKPYSSFLNQKKNERNFTPILIGLEADRNVMYNRINQRVDIMMNEGLLQEAKKLYSNKDLNALQTVGYRELFSYFDNEFSLEFAIEEIKKNTRRFAKRQLTWFKRDENTKWFDFETPFEKIIEYINSKK; this is encoded by the coding sequence ATGAAATACCTAATTACCATAATCGGACCAACAGCTATCGGGAAAACATCCTTAAGTATTCTGCTGGCAAATCATTTTAATTGCGAAATTATTTCTTGCGACAGCAGACAATTTTTCAAGGAAATGACTATTGGTACCGCGGTTCCAAATGCAAATGAATTAGCGGCTGTTCCGCACCATTTTATCCAGAACAAATCCATTTTCGAGAATTATACCGTTGGAGATTTTGAAAAAGAAGCAATTGCAAAGATTGAACAATTGTTCGAAACAAATAATTATGTTGTTCTTGTAGGAGGTTCCGGACTGTATGTCAACGCCATTTTAAAAGGATTTGATGAATTTCCGGAAATTGACCCTTCGGTTCGTACAAATGTAAATACCAATTATGAAAAACTTGGAATTGCCTATTTACAAGAACAATTAAAAAACCTTGATCCTGCTTATTTTGAGAAAATAACTACCGAAAATCCACAAACTTTACAAAATCCACAGCGCATGATGCGATTTGTAGAAGTTTGCATTGGCTCAAGAAAACCCTATTCGTCTTTTTTAAACCAAAAAAAGAATGAACGCAACTTCACTCCGATTCTTATTGGACTTGAAGCTGATAGAAATGTAATGTACAACAGAATAAACCAGCGTGTGGATATTATGATGAACGAAGGCTTGCTCCAAGAAGCTAAAAAATTATACTCAAACAAAGACCTAAACGCGTTACAAACGGTGGGTTATAGAGAACTTTTCAGTTATTTCGACAACGAATTCTCTTTGGAATTTGCCATCGAAGAAATCAAGAAAAATACAAGGCGTTTTGCAAAACGGCAACTTACCTGGTTCAAACGTGATGAAAACACAAAATGGTTTGATTTTGAAACTCCTTTTGAGAAAATTATCGAATATATCAATTCAAAAAAATAG
- a CDS encoding exonuclease domain-containing protein, translating to MYAILDIETTGGQFNEEGITEIAIYKFDGHEIVDQFISLVNPEIPIQPFVVKLTGINNAMLRSAPKFFEVAKRIIEITNDCVLVAHNADFDYRILRTEFRRLGYDFNQKTLCTVELSKKLLPEQVSHSLGKLVRALGIPMADRHRASGDAMATVKLFKMLLDKDLEKEIVRELIKTEVQKGIAPKLFSIIEKLPSKTGVYYIHNQEGKIIFIGKSKNIKKRVNQHFTGITRSAKKIQAEVFTVTYEETGSELIGILKEIEEIKINRPIYNRMSRKNNYSWAIYSEKNTEGYLTLKLQKADGRKKEITSYLTMQEGKNALSHITSEFKLCQKLTGLYETKTHCFQYNINECDGTCVGSVSPTEYNQRVSDFISKNSFENKSMVIVDRGRNINERSAILVENGEYKGYAFFDLNYQIHQIEILKNIIIPMQNSRDTRKTIQAYLRKNKGFKIINF from the coding sequence TTGTACGCAATATTAGACATAGAAACCACAGGAGGGCAATTCAATGAAGAAGGAATTACCGAAATCGCCATTTATAAATTTGATGGCCATGAAATCGTGGACCAATTTATCAGTTTAGTCAATCCCGAAATTCCAATTCAGCCTTTTGTTGTTAAATTGACTGGTATAAATAATGCTATGCTCCGATCGGCACCCAAATTTTTTGAGGTGGCTAAACGCATCATCGAAATAACAAATGATTGTGTACTAGTTGCTCATAATGCTGATTTTGATTACAGAATTTTAAGAACCGAGTTCAGACGTTTAGGATATGATTTCAACCAAAAAACGCTTTGTACTGTTGAACTGTCTAAAAAATTATTGCCAGAACAAGTCTCACATAGTTTAGGCAAATTAGTGCGTGCTTTAGGAATTCCAATGGCTGACAGGCATCGTGCCAGCGGTGATGCTATGGCAACGGTAAAACTATTCAAGATGCTTCTGGACAAAGACTTGGAAAAAGAAATTGTCAGGGAACTCATTAAAACAGAAGTCCAAAAAGGAATTGCACCAAAATTATTTAGTATCATTGAAAAACTCCCTTCAAAAACAGGAGTATATTACATTCATAACCAAGAAGGTAAGATTATTTTTATTGGCAAAAGCAAAAATATAAAAAAGAGAGTCAATCAACATTTCACAGGAATCACTCGCAGTGCTAAAAAAATTCAAGCCGAAGTCTTTACCGTAACCTATGAAGAAACGGGCAGTGAATTAATCGGCATATTGAAAGAAATAGAAGAAATAAAAATTAATAGACCTATTTACAACAGAATGTCTCGTAAGAATAATTATTCTTGGGCCATCTATTCTGAAAAAAATACCGAAGGCTATTTGACTCTAAAACTTCAAAAAGCAGATGGTAGAAAAAAAGAAATCACCTCTTATCTTACTATGCAGGAAGGTAAAAATGCCTTATCTCATATTACATCTGAATTCAAATTATGTCAAAAACTAACCGGATTATATGAAACCAAAACCCATTGCTTTCAATATAATATCAACGAATGTGACGGCACTTGTGTAGGTTCGGTTTCTCCGACAGAGTACAATCAAAGAGTAAGCGACTTTATTTCTAAAAACAGTTTTGAAAATAAAAGTATGGTTATCGTTGATCGAGGTCGAAATATAAATGAGCGAAGTGCAATTCTGGTGGAAAATGGCGAATACAAAGGGTATGCTTTCTTTGATTTGAATTATCAAATACATCAAATAGAAATTTTGAAAAACATCATTATTCCGATGCAAAATAGCCGCGATACTCGTAAAACAATTCAAGCTTATCTTAGAAAAAATAAAGGTTTTAAGATTATAAATTTCTAA
- a CDS encoding response regulator transcription factor encodes MENLNKKILLVEDDLNFGAVLKDYLMLNDFDVTLAKNGMEGFEKFKKDSYDLCILDVMMPYKDGYTLAKEIREKNSEVPIIFLTAKSMKEDVLKGYKAGADDYLNKPFDSEVLLMKIKAIIQRKSSDSKTEQVQHEFNIGKFHLNSKLRFLSFDGQEPIKLSPKENELLKMLILHENDLMPRELALTKIWRDDNYFTSRSMDVYIAKLRKYLKLDEDVEILNIHGEGFRLVVKNKV; translated from the coding sequence ATGGAAAATTTAAATAAAAAAATACTTTTAGTAGAGGATGATCTGAATTTTGGCGCTGTGCTAAAAGATTATTTAATGTTGAATGATTTTGATGTCACTCTTGCCAAAAATGGTATGGAAGGTTTTGAAAAATTCAAAAAAGATTCATACGATTTATGTATTTTGGATGTGATGATGCCTTATAAAGATGGATACACATTAGCTAAAGAAATAAGAGAAAAAAATAGCGAAGTTCCAATTATCTTTTTGACTGCAAAATCAATGAAAGAGGATGTGTTAAAAGGTTATAAAGCGGGAGCTGATGACTATTTGAACAAGCCTTTTGATTCAGAAGTTTTGTTAATGAAAATTAAAGCCATTATTCAAAGAAAATCTTCGGATTCTAAAACCGAGCAGGTACAACACGAATTTAATATTGGTAAGTTTCACCTAAACTCAAAATTGCGTTTCCTTTCTTTTGACGGTCAGGAACCCATTAAGTTATCTCCAAAAGAAAATGAATTATTGAAAATGTTAATTCTACACGAGAACGATTTAATGCCAAGAGAATTAGCTTTGACAAAAATATGGAGAGATGACAACTATTTCACTTCCAGAAGTATGGATGTGTATATTGCCAAACTTAGAAAATACCTAAAACTAGATGAGGATGTAGAAATTCTTAACATTCATGGGGAAGGTTTCAGATTGGTAGTTAAGAATAAAGTATAA
- a CDS encoding ion transporter: MPELKSKYARFRQKVNIVIYGTSTKAGRLFDLILLGLILLSVFLVMMDTVAGFNQKYHYYLVLLEWIITGLFTIEYILRIISINKPFKYIFSFYGIVDFLAIVPMYLSFFVVGSSILSVIRSLRLLRLFKILNHPQFTGHYFQLKQAIHASKGKIAVFIYFVLISTIIIGSLMYVVEGKQSGFTSIPMSIYWTIVTLTTVGYGDISPATPLGQFIASFVMILGYGIIAVPTGIVTAEIAKKTNPKNSNPKTPCSECGAEDYPDNANFCHHCGHSLEKN, encoded by the coding sequence ATGCCTGAATTAAAATCAAAATATGCCCGTTTTAGGCAAAAAGTAAACATAGTAATCTATGGAACAAGCACCAAAGCGGGGCGATTATTTGATTTAATCCTTCTGGGGCTTATTCTATTGAGTGTCTTTTTAGTGATGATGGATACCGTTGCCGGATTTAACCAAAAATACCATTATTACCTAGTACTTCTGGAGTGGATTATCACCGGATTATTTACCATTGAATACATTTTAAGAATCATTTCAATCAACAAACCCTTCAAATACATTTTTAGTTTTTATGGTATTGTAGATTTTCTGGCCATTGTTCCAATGTATTTGTCTTTTTTCGTAGTTGGAAGCAGCATCTTATCGGTTATTCGTTCTTTGAGATTATTACGGTTATTTAAAATTTTAAACCATCCACAGTTTACAGGTCATTACTTTCAATTAAAGCAAGCAATTCATGCCAGTAAGGGAAAAATAGCGGTTTTTATCTACTTTGTCCTTATCAGTACCATAATTATTGGTTCATTAATGTATGTTGTTGAAGGTAAGCAAAGTGGTTTCACTAGTATTCCAATGAGTATTTATTGGACAATTGTAACCTTGACCACCGTTGGCTACGGAGATATTTCTCCTGCAACGCCACTAGGACAGTTTATTGCCTCATTTGTAATGATATTGGGATACGGGATCATTGCCGTTCCCACAGGAATTGTTACTGCCGAAATAGCAAAAAAAACAAATCCTAAAAATTCAAATCCTAAAACCCCATGTAGTGAATGTGGCGCGGAAGATTATCCGGATAATGCCAATTTTTGCCATCATTGTGGACATTCATTAGAAAAAAATTAA
- a CDS encoding acyl-[acyl-carrier-protein] thioesterase, which produces MPIASNFTSVLSKDWEINFTQCMPNGYLKYTDLCNILQLTAAAHSDLGGISFTDMQEFDQAWVLSRMRVEITELPQWRDIVTVKTWIISLENSRSVRALEVYLNGNKIVGSETFWAVFNTKKRRPEPLALPYKHFELYPDTKATQENFSKITINPEKEIVFEKTVFLSDLDIVNHVNNVKYLEWCMDHVDPKMILAQKLESFEMNFMKELSLLDKVVIHENISEKLAVFSITKEDKNCFALQLNWK; this is translated from the coding sequence ATGCCAATAGCTTCAAATTTCACCTCAGTTCTAAGTAAAGATTGGGAAATCAATTTCACCCAATGCATGCCCAACGGTTACTTAAAATACACGGATTTGTGCAATATTTTACAATTGACTGCAGCAGCACATTCTGATCTGGGTGGAATCAGTTTTACGGATATGCAGGAATTTGATCAGGCTTGGGTTTTGAGTAGAATGCGTGTAGAAATTACAGAATTACCGCAGTGGAGAGACATTGTAACAGTAAAAACATGGATCATTAGTTTAGAAAATTCCCGTTCGGTGCGTGCTTTGGAAGTGTATCTCAATGGAAATAAAATTGTGGGTTCGGAGACTTTTTGGGCAGTTTTCAATACTAAAAAACGTCGTCCGGAACCCTTAGCTTTGCCTTATAAACATTTTGAATTGTATCCTGATACTAAAGCTACACAAGAAAATTTTTCTAAAATAACGATAAATCCAGAAAAAGAAATTGTCTTTGAAAAAACAGTTTTTTTATCCGATTTAGACATTGTAAATCATGTTAATAATGTAAAATACTTGGAGTGGTGTATGGATCATGTGGATCCTAAAATGATTTTAGCACAAAAACTGGAAAGCTTTGAAATGAATTTTATGAAGGAACTTTCATTACTCGATAAAGTTGTAATACATGAAAATATTTCCGAAAAATTGGCTGTATTTAGCATAACCAAAGAAGATAAAAACTGTTTTGCTTTACAACTCAATTGGAAATAA